In the genome of Magnolia sinica isolate HGM2019 chromosome 2, MsV1, whole genome shotgun sequence, one region contains:
- the LOC131237172 gene encoding peroxidase 64-like, whose product MAAFVALLCCWLIFSISSLGDALSLNYYDQTCPQAESTITNVVKKAINSDKKVPAALLRMHFHDCFIRGCDASVLLNSVGSNTAEKDGPPNISLHSFFVIDEAKKEVEAMCPGVVSCADILAIAARDAVALTGGPCWDVPKGRKDGRISKASETRQMPAPTFNFSQLIQSFSQRGLSGADLVALSGGHTLGFSHCSSFTSRIHNFDSTHDVDPSLNPSFAASLQNACPAHNQAKNAGSNMDTSAATFDNTYYKLLIQGKSLFSSDQALMTTDHTKELVYRFARSHEAFKDAFVKSMIKMSSLTGGQEVRLDCRKVR is encoded by the exons ATGGCAGCATTTGTTGCACTACTGTGTTGCTGGCTCATCTTCTCCATTTCTTCCTTAGGTGATGCACTCAGCTTAAACTACTATGACCAGACATGCCCTCAGGCCGAGTCAACCATCACCAATGTTGTTAAGAAGGCCATCAATTCTGACAAGAAGGTTCCAGCAGCGTTGCTCCGTATGCATTTTCATGACTGTTTCATcagg GGTTGTGATGCATCCGTGCTGCTAAACTCAGTCGGGTCGAATACTGCGGAGAAAGATGGGCCACCTAACATCTCTCTGCATTCATTTTTCGTCATTGACGAGGCCAAGAAGGAAGTGGAAGCTATGTGCCCAGGAGTGGTCTCATGTGCAGATATATTAGCTATAGCTGCAAGGGATGCAGTGGCACTG ACAGGAGGCCCTTGTTGGGatgtaccaaaaggaaggaaagatGGTAGAATTTCAAAAGCAAGTGAAACAAGACAAATGCCAGCTCCCACCTTCAACTTCTCTCAACTGATTCAAAGCTTCTCTCAAAGAGGCTTATCTGGAGCAGACTTAGTAGCCCTATCAG GTGGACACACACTTGGGTTCTCTCATTGCTCATCCTTCACGAGCCGGATCCACAACTTCGACTCGACCCATGACGTCGACCCTTCACTGAACCCGTCGTTCGCAGCAAGCCTTCAGAATGCGTGCCCTGCCCATAACCAGGCAAAGAATGCAGGGTCCAACATGGACACGTCGGCAGCCACTTTCGACAACACCTACTACAAGCTGCTCATCCAAGGAAAGAGTCTCTTCTCTTCAGACCAGGCTCTCATGACCACCGATCACACCAAGGAGCTGGTGTACAGGTTTGCCAGGTCCCATGAAGCTTTCAAAGATGCCTTTGTGAAGTCTATGATCAAGATGAGTAGCCTAACAGGTGGTCAGGAGGTGAGGCTGGATTGTAGGAAAGTCAGGTGA